In the genome of Bacillus thuringiensis, the window CTTCTGCAATGTTGTATGGATTAGACATTAATGTTTTTACTTGGTTACCGAAAATATCATCTAATTGACGAAGACGTTCTGCACTTAAGTCGATGATTGTTACATCTGCACCTAAACCTACTGCAATCTTAGCTGCATTTGTACCAGCTTGACCACCGCCGATGATTGTTACTTTGCCGCGTTTTACCCCTGGAACGCCTGCAAGTAAAATACCTTTACCGCCTTTGTTTTTCTCAAGGAATTGTGCACCGATTTGTGCAGACATACGACCAGCTACTTCACTCATAGGTGCAAGTAATGGTAAAGAACGATTGTCTAATTGTACTGTTTCGTATGCGATTGATGCAACTTTGTTATCGATTAATGCTTTCGTTAATTCTGGCTCTGGAGCTAAGTGTAAGTATGTGAATAAAATTAAACCTTCACGGAAATAGCCGTATTCACTTGCTACTGGCTCTTTTACCTTCATAACCATATCTTGATTCCATGCTTCTTCAGCAGTTTCTACAAGTTTCGCACCAGCTTGTACGTATTCTTCATCCGTAAAGCCAGATCCTAAACCTGCTCCTTTTTGAACAAAAACTTCATGACCATTTTGTACTAAATGTACTGCTCCCGCTGGCGTCATTGCCACACGGTTTTCATTGTTTTTAATTTCTGTTGGAATACCGATACGCATGATTAGTTCCCCCTTGAGTTATGAAATGACCCCTGAATCATTTTTTAAAGCGCTTTCTACGCTTTTATATTTTAACATAATATCTCAATATTTGACAAAAAAATAATACAAGTTTTCCGATAGATTTAATTTTATATTAAAGGACAGTATTATCCGCACCTATCAGCACAATGGATAAACTGTCCAATTATTCGAAACTTCATCATATTTTATTCTATCGATGTCTATGAATAACATCCACTGCACCAGTCACTTCGATAATTGTACCGGTAATCATATCGGAATCGTCCTCACATAAAAACGAAATGGTTCTTGCAATATCTTCACCTGTTCCAGATCTACCAATCGGTGTGTTATGCTCTTTTAGCTGACGTGCTTCTTGAATAGTTGCCTCTTTCATATCGCCAATAATATCACCAGGACATACCATGTTCGCAGTAATACCATACTCCGCTTCTTCATAAGCAACTGTTTTCGTTAATGAAACAAGTCCTACTTTCGCTGCCGCAAAAGCTGAGCGATAAATCCATCCCGGTGCACTATCCGCCCCTTGAAATCCGTAATTAATAATACGGCCAAAGTTCTGTTTTCTCATGACCGGAACGACAAGTTTTAATAAATGAAATACCGCTGTTAAATTTCCCTGAATCATTTCATTCCATTCATCTTCTTCATAATCAACTAACTTTTTTCGTTCAAATACATATGGACCAGCATTATTAATTAAGAAATCAATTTTGCCAAAACGGCTTATCGCTTCTTCTACTATTTTATGTAAATCTTCCTTTTTCGTGACATCCGCTTGCACGAATTGTAGACGCTCTTCCATATTTTTATATGTTTCTTTCAACTTTTCCATAGCCGTGATATCGCTATGATACGTTACTGTTACTGAATATCCTTTAGCCAATAACTTTTCTGTTACTTGCTTTCCTAAACCTTTCGTACCGGCTGTAATGAGCGCGTGTCTCACAAAACTGCCTCCTTTTAAATTGCTATACTTCATATGTAACAAGTTCTCGCTCCAATTACAACTAAAATGAATTGAAACAGAGTTTTCAAAATTCTGTAACGTTTCTGGCAAGCACGTTACCAAAATTTGTTTTATAATTAAGTTGTAAACAGTTATAAAACAGATTGGGAGGAATTGACTATGAATAATACATATACAAATATTTTAATCGCGGTGGATGGTTCTAAAGAAGCAGAAAAAGCCTTTAAAAAAGCAATTCAAGTCGCAAAGCGCAACAATGCAACATTAACAATCGCTCATATCGTTGATGTAAAAGCGTACTCAGCAGTAGAGGCTTATAGCCGTGCAATTGCTGAACGTGCAAATCTATTTGCAGAAGACTTATTAGAAGACTACAAAAAAACTGCGCTTGAAGCTGGTCTTGAAAAAATTGAAACTGTATTAGAATTTGGTAATCCTAAATCTAAAATTTCAAAAGAAATCGCTCCAAACCATAAAGTAGATTTAATTATGTGTGGTGCGACTGGTTTAAATGCGGTTGAACGCTTCCTAATCGGTAGCGTCTCTGAACATATTATTCGCTATGCGAAATGCGATGTCCTTGTTGTTCGTGGTGATGAGGAGCAAGGTGATCTTTAATTTATAGATAAAACACCAAGTCCACATAGGCTTGGTGTTTTTCATTTTATCAACTTCACTATAAACACAAGACATGCTACGACAACAACGGTAATTGCCAATACATAAGGCGGCAGAAACTTCAAAGACCATAATGCCATCATGATTGTCGCAACTGTTAAATACGTTTGCTTTGCATCTTCTGTCATTTTTTTACGAAGTAAGAAGACGTACAAATAGCCAATTGGCGGCGTAATGAAGCAAAGAACATATATGATTTTTGATTTTAAATACCATTTTTGTTCTCCAAGTTTCTTTATATCCCCTTCTATTCTCTTATGCTCTTGTTCTCTCGCTTCTTCTAAAAGTGGATTTTCCTCTTCTCCTCGCTTTTCTTTCATATAAGGAAGAAAGTGCATAAAAAAATAGTATGCGAATACGAACGCGCCAAATCCAATATTTAATCTTTCTAATGGAATATGCTCACTAAAAAAAGCAGCAGTAAGCACTAAAGACAAACAGTACGTCATCATCCAAAATGAACGTTTTCTCTTTTTCCGTTCCATTTCTTTTTTACCTTGTATATCTTTTCTTTTCGAAAGCCATATAGAAATAAAGCAATCTACTACAAATAGAATAAAGATAAATATCCCAACGTCTACTGTTTCTACATCCTTAAATGAAAAGACATTCGGGAATGCAGCGTGTAATACGATTAGCGTGTACAAAATTACCCCTATAAAATAAAGTGAAACTTTAATCAGTGGGGTTTTGTTCCTCCCCCACTGATTATTAGTTGAACCAATCGGGCTTTTACGGGCAGTTGATCCCCACCTAACTTCTTTCCTTTCGCTGAATTTTGAGGTCGGGGTCTTACTGCCCGTTAATGCGGGATAAATACGTCTCATTTTTCATCCCTTTCTTATTTCCTAACATTACGTTAACATACATTTTTTAGAAATAGACGGACAAAATATATATGTGTAAAAAAGGAGGATGCTATATGGATGATTCTGAACGCATTATTTTAGACGTGAACGGAAAAGAAATTGAAATGCTAGATACAATCCGCACTCATTTTAAAGAGAAACATGGCGTTGAACTAAGTAATGGTGCATTGCTTCGTGATTTGATGGATATTGAGTATATTCGAATTACAGAAGATCGACATAAGTATGATTAAAAGAAAAACGACTGCAGGCGAATGCCATCAGTCGTTTTCTTTCTTCATTTAAGCTCTTGATGTTTCCCGCCCATACCACCAGGCTCATTGCTATCTTGGTGTACAGTTAGTTTATTTGTTTTCGTATCTTTTAAAACTCTATATGTATATGATTCATTTGGTTCATCTTTAAACTGTACATTCATACCATATGAATCCATTTTGCTATAAAAGGCCGGTTTTATATATAAAATATCACTTTCTTTATATCCTTTATCTTGCAAATGCCACATCGTTGCGATAATCGCTTCCTCTCGCTTTTCTTTTTCACCAACATACATATATTTGTCCAAAAGAAACACTTTAGCATTTGCAATTAAGCTAATTAACAGTACAATGATAAACACTATTTTTTTCATAGACTTCCCCTAAATTGTTATTTTTTACTACATTGTAACTTAAATGCTAGTAAAAAATAAAGTACGCCAGACTTTACTAGACTGGCGTACTTCCCAACTCAATTCTTAATAACTTCTTTCGTTAACCCCTTCGCCTTCTCCAAAGCGTTTTTGATTTGTTCAAATCCTGTCCCACCAGCACTATTACGACGCTTTACAGCCGCATATGGTGAAAGAACTTCATACAAATCTTCTTCAAATAAAGAGCTCATTTCTTGATATGTTTCAAGCGGGACATCTAATAAATAAATTCCTTTTTGTGTGCAATGTAGCACTAACTTCCCAACAATTTCATGAGCTTGACGGAATGGTAGTCCTTTGTTTGCTAAGTAGTCGGCAATTTCTGTTGCGTTGGAGAAATCTTGCGTCACAGCTTGCCCCATTTTTTCTTTGTTTACAGTCATCGTTTCAAGCATGCCCGCCATAATATGAAGGCATCCTTCTACTGTTTTCACTGTATCAAACATTCCTTCTTTATCTTCTTGTAAGTCTTTATTGTAAGCGAGTGGTAATCCTTTCATTACTGTAAGTAAACTGAATAAATTACCGTATACTCTGCCAGTTTTCCCACGGATTAGTTCCGCCATATCCGGATTTTTCTTTTGCGGCATAATGCTGCTTCCTGTCGCGTATTGATCGCTCATTTCAATAAATTGAAACTCTTGGCTACTCCATAAAATAAGTTCTTCACAAAAACGTGATAAGTGCATCATAAGCATAGATGAATTACTTAAAAACTCTAGTATGAAATCACGATCACTTACTGCATCTAAACTATTTTCATAAATTCCATTAAATCCAAGAAGTTCCGCACTATATTCTCGGTCGATCGGGAATGTCGTCCCAGCTAGCGCTCCTGCTCCTAATGGGGAGATATTAATACGCTTTAATGAATCTTCATAACGATTCACATCACGCTCTAACATCCAAAAGTAAGCAAGAATATGATGAGCAAATGAAATCGGCTGAGCACGTTGCAAATGCGTATAGCCAGGCATAATGGTTTCAATATTATTTTCTGCTTGATGAACAAGAACAGTTTGCAATTGTTTTGTAGCTTTTATAATATGTTCTACCTTTTCTTTTAAATACAAATGCATATCTGTCGCCACTTGATCGTTACGACTTCGGCCTGTATGAAGTTTCCCTCCTACTTCACCGATTTTTTCAATTAACATCTTTTCAATATTTAAATGAATATCTTCAGCTTCAACCGAAAAATGCAATTTATTTTGTTTCGCTTCTTCTAATAAATATTGAAGACCTATCTTTATTTTCTCCGCCTCTTCTTTCGTAACGATGCCTTGCTTTGCTAGCATCGTTACGTGTGCAATACTCCCGTTTATATCTTGATTTACTAATTGTTGATCGAAGGAGATGGATGCTCCGAACTCTTCAACCCATGCTTCCGCTTCTTCTGTAAAACGTCCGCCCCAAAGTTTGCTCACGCTTCCACCTTCTTTTGATTCACTTGGCTGTATACTTTCGTCGGTAAACCGAATAATGAAATGAATCCAACTGCTGCATCATGATTAAATTCATCTTGAGCAGTATATGTTGCTAATTTTTCATCGTATAAAGAGTATTCAGATTTACGTCCTTCTACAATCGCATGACCTTTAAATAATTTTACACGCACTGTACCTGTTACATTCTTTTGTGTTTCTTGTAAAAATGCATGAAGCGCTTGTTTTAAAGGTGAGAACCATAAACCGTTATAAATAAGTTCTGTTATTTTCTGTTCAATCACTGGTTTAAAATGCGCTACTTCTTTTACGTGTGTTAAATCTTCCAACTCTTTATGCGCAGTGATTAACGTCATTGCTGCTGGACATTCGTATACTTCACGAGATTTAATACCGACAAGACGATTTTCTACGTGATCAATACGTCCAACGCCGTGTTTTCCAGCAAGCGCATTTAACGTTTTAATTAATTCTGAAAGTGAATATGCAGTGCCATTTAAAGTCGTCGGTACGCCTGCTTCAAATCCGATTTCTACAAACTCTGGTTTATTCGGTGTATCTTCTAACGCTAATGTCATCTCATATGCATCTTCTGGTGGCGCTGCCCATGGATCTTCTAAAATTCCACATTCGTTGCTGCGTCCCCATAAGTTTTGATCAATTGAAAATGGGCTATCTAAATGAATCGGAATCGGCACATCATTTTCTTTTGCATATGCAATTTCTTCTTCACGTGACCACTTCCATTCGCGTACAGGCGCAATCACTTCTAAGTAAGGATTTAATGCTTGAATAGAAACTTCAAAACGAACTTGATCATTTCCCTTTCCTGTACATCCGTGTGCAACTGCAGTTGCGCCTTCTTGTTCTGCGATTTCTACTAATTTCTTCGCAATAAGCGGACGAGATAATGCAGAGACAAGAGGGTATTTCCCTTCGTATAATGTGTGTGCTTGCATCGCCATCAATGCATATTCATTCGCGAATTCTTCTTGAACATCAATCATATATGATTTAATTGCACCTACTGAAAGTGCCTTTTCTTTCACAAACCCTAAGTCTTTTCCTTCCCCTAAATCTAAACAAAGTGCGATAATATCATAATTCTTCTCTTGTAACCATTTAATTGCAACGGAAGTATCAAGACCTCCGGAATATGCTAATACAACTTTTTTCTTCTCCATTTTGCATCCCCCTAAAGAATAAATATTCATTTTCTTTTATAATAATTCACACTTTACCACCTTTCACAAAATGTATCAAGAGTCATTTTCAAATTTTTTCAAACAATTTCGTCGAACTTCTTTCTGTTTTTCTGTACAATATAAGCAGGACAACGGGGGTGAACTTATGGAAAATTATTTCTTATACGATGAACATCTAGGAATTGAAATTCCGCATTTACAAGAAGACTGGGAAGAAATCCCCGAAAAAATGCAACATGCTATTTTACTAAAATGGGAACAAGTTCGCGGGAAAATTCCTGATCGTATAAAAGAACTTGAGCACTATATTAATACAAAACAACATTATTTAAATAATGAAGAAGACTTCGAAGTTTCTTGTAAACTAAATTCAGAAATTGCCGATCTTGCTTCTATCATTAATGACCTTTGGCTTTGGTATCGACTCACTCAAAATGTATCTGAGGGGAAAGCACACCAATGAAAAAAGCATGCCCCTCAATTACTTTGGGTCATGCTTTTTTGTCGTAACAAGATTTACAATATATCTCTTGTGCTGTTTTCGCCAAACATACATCAAATGGACCAACTAATATACTTCTTTCTTTCGGCAACTTTACAAAAGCAACAAGCTCTTCTTCATATTGAATTTTTTTCTGACATGAAATGCATATTAATTCTTTTCTTTTGAACATGTCTTTTAGCATCTCTTCACTCTCCCCTTCATCTATCTATATTAATATACTCTCATAATAGTTAAGGATTGTAAAAAAATGACACATTCCGAATCGAATGCTTCATATACTATGTACAAAAGGAGGTCTCAAACCTATGCGCGCTTTCGTTATTATCGCTTTAACTTTTTTAAGTGTGATTAGTTGGGATGCGTTTTTTAAAGATAAAAATGATGAAAAGAATACAACTGAATAAAACCCTTTTTTCTTACTTATTGGACAAACCTTTACAAACTGTCCAATCCTCCAAAATAACTTAGGCTTTTCTACAAAAATATTTAAACATAACATTTTTTGTAGATTCCCTCCGTTTATTGTCGGTTTCCATCCGCATACATTTTTTAAAAGTATGATATAATAGTATAAATCTTGAAGGAAGGGATTTTGATATCATGATCGCTCGAAGGAGCATGTGGCATCGTATTGACGAATCATACACGTAGCGTATTTTTCAGCTCAGATACTTTAGTCTAGCGAAAAAAATACGAGAGTGGGGAAATTATGATTGCCCGAAGGATAATTTGGCAAAAAAAAGACTCTTCTTACACATAGCGTTTTGTTTAGGACTTAATTGTTACTAACTAAACAAAACAAAGAAGAGCAGGATTGCTAAATGACGAATCCTACTCCACGTTTTGTTTAGTCGTTTTAAGACTTAAACTAAAACGAAGGTAGGGAGAATTGATGGACGAGAGGATTATTCGTTATTTCTTCAGCGACATATAGCGTAGTTAGTTTTTTCGTAAACTAACTGAAAGCTACATGTGAGCTCGTAGTTAGTTTACAACACAAAAAGGACTACTAACTACGGAAAGAAGGAATAACGATGAGGAACATCCAAAGTCGGCAAATTATTAAAGAAATTTTTATGGTTTTAATCGGTTCATTTATTTTAGCAGCAGCGCTATATCATATTCACTTTCAAAACCACTTAACAGAAGGTGGATTTGTCGGAATTGCACTATTCATTCAAAACTTTTATGATATTTCACCATCTATTTCAACTGTAATCATGGATATCCCAATTATTTTACTGTGTGCTTCATTTTTAGGTAAAAAAATGGTTGGCTATTCATTCTTAGGTTCAATTTCATTCGGAGTATTTTATTCCTTTATGGAAAATTATTCTCCATTTACGGTAGATTTATCAAATAACTTATTTATAGCTGCAGTAGTTGGCGGTGCGTTAGCTGGTATTGGACTCGGTTTTATATTGCGATTTGGCGGTGCAACCGGTGGAGACGATATTTTAACAATTGTATTAAGTAAACGAACTCGTTTTACAATTGGGCAAATTTTCTTCGTCTTTGACGCGATTGTTCTTGCGCTTTCATTATATTATTTAAATTGGACTGAAATTGCTTTTACTATTCTTTCGATTGCCGTACAGGCCAAAACATTGGATTTAATTTATTATCCAAAAACAGAAAAAACAGCAGAAAAGCAGCCAGTATCTGTTCCAATGTCCAAAAAACATGCAACAAATTAAAAAAGCGAAAGGCTTCGGCCTCTCGCTTTTTTTACGCTCTTTTTTCTTTCTCGACTATATGGCGCACTTGATAAAATCTATTTGCAAATTCAGTAACATTTCTTGTTAAACGATAATTCACTGTAGATCCAATTGCCATTCCAATTACCGGAATACCTTGGAATAATTTACGACGAAGAGCATAAATCGAAAATGTCTTCAAAATTTGTTTTAACACAACTTCAGTAGAAGCTGTTTGTAACACTGCTTCGTCTCCTTCATAAAAGAACGAATCTTCTTGTTCCAGCTCTTGCAATAAATTGTACCATGCGTATTGCTGAAGTCTTCCTGGTAGTAATGACGCGTGAAACACCTTTAACGCAAGCATCATTTCATATGGCTTGTTCACATCATGCCCAAATGATGTTGCAATAAGTTGGACCGCCTTCACATTTAACGCGATCATAACCGGAAAATCCGCCGTTAATAATAATAAACCTCCAGCACCTGTCGCCCCGCCTTGCACAAATGAATATAGACGATGACGTGCTGTTTGCTGCTCTGCTATGTATGTTAACTGATCAATAGACAATGCTTTCAAATCTTCAAGCTGTTCAATCGATTCATCAAATAATCTCGATGTTCCTAAAATCCGATTACGTGCATCTAACTGTGCTTGTGAACTTTGAATAAATGCATGCAAATGAAAGAGCCATCCATCTGCTTTCGTGAAGAATTCTTTTCGCTTTTTCTCAGGTAATTTCGCAACTGTAGTATGTAACCATTTATCAAACACTTTTTGAAAATCGGTCGCTTCTTGCTCAACTAATTGCGCTTCCCATTCTTTTATATTGTCTAAAATGGCTTGTTCTCGCTTCGATCGCATCGTAACAACCACCTCGTTCGATTTTTTTCTATTGTAACATATTTCTGCTTATTCTTTACAAATATGCTTGTATATCTCTTTTCACATAACCTTTATGAGTGACATAAAATAATGGCAAAAAGGATGAGATGCTTCACATGAATCTATCCAATCTAAAACAAAATTATAACGCAGTATTCAGCTTAGGACAAAACTGTTGGCCTGCTTGGGCATTATATCAATTAGAATTATCACCATTTTTTGGCGTTATTGATTTTATGCTAAGTCCTTCATTAACGAAAGTAAATTTATTATTACAAAATCGATTTGACCGTTTTTTAAATTTCGAAAATCTATCCTTCATCTCATTTTGGGATGATGATGCCAAATTAAGATTAAGGGACAACCTTTATGAAATTGACTCCTGTCATGACTTTAAAACAGATGTAAACACACCAACTTCTTGGCCTTCTTATACAGAAATTAAGTTAAACTATGAACATCGAATTAATCGTTTTCTAACTACAATTGAAACGGCAGAATCCATATTGTTTATTCGAACTGGAGGAACATATGAAGAAGCATGTTCCCTAGAACAAATTTTATCTCAAATCGTTACACATACATTCTCTGTCCTATTACTAATTCCTGCCGATATACCAACTATCACCCAAGAAGATTGGGGATTACAACATACTTGCGTTATGAAATGTCCTATTATGGATGTATACCAATACAATGAAGCATTTTGGAAAGAGTTATTTGATGGAATTACAGTTAGACCGCACACTTAAATACACGATACTTTTATCACACCATACATTATAATCGTCCTTATACGAAACAAATAAGGAGTGATTCTATATGTATCCACGTGCAAAGGCTTTCGGTCTTGCTGTACATCAGGATCGCCTTCTCGTACAAGAATATCATACAGAAGGCGAAACATATTATCGTCCTCTTGGCGGTTCCATTGAACTTGGTGAAAAATCAGCACATACTGTTATTCTGGAGTTTAAAGAAGAGCTTCATACGGAGATAGAAATCATCAATTATTTAGGTTGTTTAGAAAATGTCTTTCATCTAGATGGGGGCATTGGTCATGAAATCATTCAACTATATTCTTTGCGTTTATTGGACACATCACTATATGAAATGAAAATATTAAATATACAAGATGAGCAAACAGTAGCGTATGCGAAATGGATTCCTATTACGGCATTCATTCAGAAAGAAAAAATACTATATCCAGATGGAGTTTTAAAATACATCCAAAAGAAAAAAGACGAAATCCTGTAGGATCTCGTCTTTCTTTTCATATATTAACCAATATCTCCAAGACGTAATACGTCACGAGCAATCATAACTTCTTCGTCAGTTGGAATTACGATAATTTTTACTGGAGAGTGTGGGAAGCTGATGAATGCTTCTTCACCGAATACGTTATTACGTTTTACATCGAAGTATACGCCCATGTACTCAAGGCCTTCTAATACACGCTCACGAATAATCGCACTGTTCTCACCTACACCAGCTGTAAAGATGATTGCGTCTACACCCTTCATACGAGCTGTGTAAGAACCGATGTATTTGTGGATACGGCTTACGAATACATCAAGTGCTACTTTCGCACGGTGGTCGCCTTCTTCTTCTTTCGCAATGATGTCACGTAGGTCACTAGAGTAACCAGTAAGACCTAACATACCACTCTTCTTGTTTAATACGTTAACTACTTCTTCTACTGTTTGGCCTGTTTTTTCCATGATGTATGGAATTAACGCAGGGTCAAGGTTACCAGAACGTGTACCCATTGTTACACCAGCAAGTGGAGTGAAGCCCATAGAAGTATCGATAGATTTACCGCCTTCTACTGCTGCGATACTTGCACCGTTACCTAAGTGACAAGAAAGTAAGCTTAAGCTTTCAATTGGACGACCTAATAATTCAGCCGCACGTTCAGTTACATATTTATGAGAAGTTCCGTGGAAACCGTATTTACGGATGCCGAATTTTTCATAGTACTCATATGGTAAGCTGTATAGGAATGCAGATTCCGGCATTGTTTGGTGGAATGCTGTATCGAATACTGCTACTGCTGGTACGTTTGGTAATACTTCTTTGAATGCTTTAATACCAACAACGTTTGCTGGGTTATGAAGTGGTGCTAAATCGCTTAATTCTTCGATATCAGCTAATACTTCATCAGTAATTAAAACAGAGTCAGCAAATTTTTCGCCGCCGTGAACAACACGGTGACCGATACCGCCAATCTCATCTAGAGATTTAACGATTCCGTTTTCAGTTAATTTTTTAAGAAGCATATTAACTGCTACTGCGTGATCTGGAATGTTTGTAATTTCTTTTTGTTTTTCGCCATCTACAGTAATAGTGAAGATACTATCTTCTAAACCGATACGTTCTACTAAACCTTTTGTTAATACTGTTTCACTTGGCATTTCAAATAATTGGAATTTTAAGGAAGAGCTTCCTGCGTTAATCGCGATGATTTTTGACATCTAGTCTTTCGCCCCTTTTTCTCTTGGTAGTTGTGTGGATGTTTCCACAAACCGCTCGATTTTATCTAATCAAATTTACTAAATATGAAAACGTTTCATCATTAGCAAATTTTATACTCACGATTTTAATTTAAACATCGTCCGACATATATTTCAAGTGAAAAAATTGTAACACCAAGAAAAAATATATATTACAGATTTCAAAAAAATTCAGTTAAATCTAGTATATATTTAAAAATATGACATATTATATAAAACTGTACTACATAAATCACTAACTCTGTTACATATACCCAGCTTTATTTATGTGTTGCAAACCAAGTATTTAATTGATCCATAATATTCTCCATCGCCTTCATGTTAGAGAATTTAGGCAACTCCACTAATAACGCCTGTTTTGGCATTGTTACATTAGAGCCTTTCTTTTGGAGAACAAATATACTTTTTGCATTTTTCTCGTTTTTAAACATGGAAACAGGAAGCTGTAATAACCCT includes:
- the ackA gene encoding acetate kinase — its product is MSKIIAINAGSSSLKFQLFEMPSETVLTKGLVERIGLEDSIFTITVDGEKQKEITNIPDHAVAVNMLLKKLTENGIVKSLDEIGGIGHRVVHGGEKFADSVLITDEVLADIEELSDLAPLHNPANVVGIKAFKEVLPNVPAVAVFDTAFHQTMPESAFLYSLPYEYYEKFGIRKYGFHGTSHKYVTERAAELLGRPIESLSLLSCHLGNGASIAAVEGGKSIDTSMGFTPLAGVTMGTRSGNLDPALIPYIMEKTGQTVEEVVNVLNKKSGMLGLTGYSSDLRDIIAKEEEGDHRAKVALDVFVSRIHKYIGSYTARMKGVDAIIFTAGVGENSAIIRERVLEGLEYMGVYFDVKRNNVFGEEAFISFPHSPVKIIVIPTDEEVMIARDVLRLGDIG